Proteins encoded together in one Terriglobus saanensis SP1PR4 window:
- a CDS encoding mechanosensitive ion channel family protein: MILLLDTVNTALEHPEKSVRSLGANFHDDLIDFIHHDAPKIVFILFVAFVLQQVVSFFVKRMRVMADNQVGNSKRAAQLRTLSSILRATAYGAITFLVLLEILPLFNIDLKPLLASAGVVGLGISFGAQSIFKDVLNGVFIFIEDQFNVGDVVKLAGLTGQVEDLTLRATTLRDGDGTQYFIPNSQIATVSNLSREYSVASLPVSVDASADPDRVMALLRKIADEVRNDKAFADVVIADADILGVDKIVGREVIYPVNLRVRANQKDGVLRALRRKVLIAFEKEEIPLGVSSSTILMQQKADPTQSPAQPTLGEG, translated from the coding sequence ATGATCCTTTTGCTTGATACAGTCAATACCGCGCTGGAACATCCTGAAAAAAGCGTTCGGTCACTGGGAGCAAACTTCCACGATGACCTGATCGACTTTATCCATCATGACGCGCCGAAGATTGTTTTTATTCTTTTCGTTGCGTTCGTTTTGCAGCAGGTCGTCTCCTTCTTCGTGAAGCGCATGCGTGTCATGGCGGACAACCAGGTGGGCAATTCGAAGCGCGCCGCTCAGTTGAGGACTCTCTCTTCGATCCTTCGGGCCACGGCGTATGGCGCGATTACTTTTCTTGTCCTGTTGGAGATCCTTCCCCTCTTCAATATCGATCTCAAACCACTTCTCGCTTCAGCAGGCGTGGTCGGACTCGGGATCTCTTTCGGAGCGCAGTCCATCTTCAAAGACGTCCTCAACGGAGTCTTTATCTTTATCGAAGATCAGTTCAACGTGGGCGACGTGGTTAAGCTGGCCGGTCTGACCGGACAGGTGGAAGACCTGACGCTGCGCGCAACCACGCTTCGCGATGGGGACGGCACCCAGTACTTTATTCCTAACAGTCAGATTGCCACCGTCTCCAACCTGTCACGCGAATACTCCGTGGCTTCGCTCCCTGTAAGTGTGGATGCCAGCGCCGACCCGGACCGCGTGATGGCGCTGCTCCGCAAGATCGCGGATGAGGTACGCAATGACAAGGCTTTTGCAGACGTAGTCATCGCGGACGCGGACATTCTGGGCGTGGACAAGATCGTAGGCCGGGAGGTCATTTATCCGGTGAACCTGCGTGTGCGCGCAAACCAGAAAGACGGTGTTCTCCGAGCCCTGCGCAGGAAGGTTCTGATTGCATTCGAGAAGGAAGAGATCCCGCTGGGTGTCTCCAGCAGTACGATCCTGATGCAACAAAAAGCGGATCCCACCCAGTCTCCAGCACAGCCTACCCTCGGCGAGGGATAG